GCTAATGATATAACAATGTGAAACCTCTATGAACAAAGAACCGACAAAAaccccaacatcgaaaacatcatggAAGATGCATGTAAACTCttttttcgatgaactcgagcttgtcatgaagatgaccataagctccaaatctcacatagagaaacaccaaacaagaaccaagaaagatgatgcaatggTTTGAACTTTCTGTGAACGtaacgatcaagctactcacttgagcgCCCCCTTAATAGTACtgcaatcgatcctacaacccggtctcccaactaccaccatgataccggtaaaatagaaaacctatcaagggaaacctttgccttgcacatattCCACTTgtgctagatgatgacgatcttgacttcctcaagttggaccacctttcttgattgcgctggctcaatgaagactagttgattgcacccccatactccactatgggcgaGCCACTCTTCGGAGCATCTTCACAAGACCATTGTCATCACAATGGACGGCAAACTTCAAGGatgtgatctcttcatgatgctccacttgaacttgcacaccacaacctaaccccacatTGAACTCTCATATAGAGAATGGAaaagtacacaaagcgtaatggacaatgcttgacataccatgggatcacttgatccctttccgtgcatcttctacgctttgcgtgttgatcaacttgattcacactttggcttagtcttgatcaaccttgtatcatgtcttctacatgaccgatgtttggataattccttgaatagcaccttggtcatctcaTAAACTCCATGAAACCAACAcctggacttcaagaaatgcctgtggacaaatccttcaaatataactcaaggcaaccattagtccatagagaatgtcatcaattaccaaaaccacacactGGGCACCATACTCTTTCACCAACGAAGCAGTATAGCTTGTACATGGCCGACATGTCGAACTGGTTTGTTTTGTGACCAAACAACAATAAAAAGCCAAGTACATATTTCTCACAAAGTACTTGATTAGTACGAAAGGCTAGGGATTTTGCATCTACATACTCCCTTCGACTCCAAAAGGTGTACATATGTTAATCATCTAAAATTGTGCTTTGACTATCAATTAATCAAATAATATCTTGTTTATATCACACAAACTGCCACCGTTAGATTTTTTACTAAATACACTTTGAAATTATGATTTCCTAATCGTTAACTAAATATTACATACGAGATGTTTTTGATCAAAGCATGAATTTCTATAACCGCGGGGTTAAATAGGGATCAACAACTGGTATGCATTGCAAATAGACTGGATCAAAGATTTGATTCTACATGAAGGTCCTTGCGCGCACCAATAAGTgcaccagatccaacaaaaatggCACCACCTTCGTGATCTCTCCCAACCGATTCCTAACCTTCTTTCCATAATGTCCCGTGGAAAGAACCACCCATGTTGACCATGATCCAATCCCGAGGTGGTGGCCGCCACTTGATTACTCAGATTTCTTGTTGAATCGGGATCCTCCAAAGGAATTCCTTCCTAGCAACCACCATTGTTGCTCCTGCAACAGAAAGCAGCCATAGCCATAGGCATTTGGTGGGAAAAAGAGCACTAAAAAAACAGATaatcaacaatttctacaatggCGGGGTAAAGAGGGGAGTCATGCTCCGGTAAATCCATCCAATGTGTTCTTACGTGTGAAGCAGTGGGCGAGTCAGATCGAGGACAAACTAGGCCATGAATCACCCAACCCATCAAGGAAACACGATGGTGGTAGATCTGCGCTATGAAGGTAGAAGTTGTGAGGTTACTTTTAGGCCGGCCCGTCCGCTCAACTGGTTTGTTTCAGGCCAAACGACAAAAAAGGAAGTCGTTTTTTTTACTATGAAAAAAGGTAGTCGTTATTACATACTTCTGGCAAGGTGCTTGGTTAGTATGGAAGGCCAGGGATTTTCCGGTtacataccccccccccctccctcccccgacTTCAGAAAGAGGATATATGGCAACCATCTATCAATTAATCAAATATTCCGTTATTTATGTTACACAAAATTGCTAACATTAAATTCGTACTAAAGAAAAAGCCTTCGGGTTAATATTTTGTAATCGTCGACTAAATATTATACGCGACATTTTTTTAATGAAAGGTTCTAAAAAAACACGCCTTTTTTTATGAAAGCGTACATTTGGTGAGTTAAACTGCCCCTTTTTCTTAGAGTCCGAGGCCCATCATACAAGAATGAAAATAAAACAAGGGAAAACCCAAAAATGTGCACAGAAGTGGAAAAATGAACGTGAGACAcgtcgaagaagaagaggaggagaaagaggaaagaCAGCCGGAGAGGCAAGAGTGCCTAAAAATCTGGCGGCGCGGAGGAGGAAACAAACCCACCAAACCAccacaaacccccccccccccccatcccgcACGCCAGGGCCCACCCGTCATACGCACCACGCGCCgggcggggccccacctgtcatccgccccacgaggcgcCCCTCATCCCCGCGCGCGCCGCGCCACGTGGCGGCACGGGACGCCCCCGCTCCGCCCCGCTGCGCTTCCTCGCTATTAAACCAAAACAACCGGGCCAAtcctccgcctcctcccctgcTCTCGCCATCGCCCGCCCGCACGCCCGCGCAGAACCCACCCAAGACCCAAcccctcgctcgctcgctcgctcgccgaGATCCATGGCGGCCGCGGCGCGGGAGGGGGAGTTCAGCGAGCGCGAGCTGGAGGTGGCCGCCATTCTCGCGGACCTGCCGTCCATCGTGCGGGccagcaaccgccgccgccgccagcaggagaagcagcagcggcggcagcaggcgCGGCCGGAGATCCCCTCCTGGGGCCGGCGCCGGCCGCGGAGGGCCCCGGCGGAGGCTGCTGCGGCGCCGCCGGCCGAGAAGCCCGTGGCGGCCGATGATGATAGGAGTGAGGGCGTCGCCAGCCCGGACACCCCGCTCGCCTTCCCCGAGGACGACGAGCAcgccgaggccgccgccgcggcggccacGGAGGACGAGGCCAAGGCGACCGCGCAGGACAAGGTGAGCCGCCGGGCCGCGAGATCTGCGCCCGCTCGCCTCCCTCCATCAATTCAGCCCGCTTCGATTCCGATTTCTTGCCACTCGTTGACGTgttcctcctcgtcttcctctgcCTCTGTTCAGTGGGcgcaggagcagcgcggcgtggtCGCGAGCTTGTCCCACGAGAACGCCCATCTGCTAAAGGTCCGTGACGGCCTCCGCCTTTTCTTTTCCTCCTTCGAGCTGTCTCTTTTTTGTCGAATTACGTGGGGAATCATTGCCGATCTCGTCACGCGTCCTCCTCTGCTCCATGGATTGGACGGATTAGCTCCGGCgatttattttgaaataacctCGATTTATTAGCCGTCTTGATCGCAAATCGGTGGTACTGTTCCTCTAACACTGTTCCCCGCTCACTGGTGAATCCAACAGCAAATCGAGGACTTCAGGGCCCGGCTGCACACCTCGCGGAGCACCAACGACAGCCTCAAGCAGATTCAGCAGAGCAAGGTGATGAGCTCTCCTCCCCCGAATCTCCGCTCGAACCAGTCGATCGGTCGTTCGTCCGTTCGATCCGGTTCGCTGTTACAGCGCAGTGATTCCCTGTCTTCCTTGCGGTGCAATCTCTCTCGTGGACTCCCCGATTCAATCCGCCATTGACCACGCCAAGTTCCTGCTTTTATTTACTTCCTGTTTTCCGCGGCTTCCTTTCCTGGATTGGACGGATTGGGGGCCTCGTGTCGCCCGCTAACCGCATTGCGCGAACTTGGCAAGCGAGGCTAACGCGGGCGCCACGTGTCTCTCTTCTGCAGCACAAGAAGCGGCACCGgccggaggaggaagacgaggggcGGAGATGGAGGCTGCCGCAGGCCCGCGCCGCCGACCGGCCGGCGCTGGACCTCAACGAGCCGGCGGAGGCCGACACCGAGGACGGCAGGCAGCCACAGATTGCCGCTCCGGCGGCGCAGTGGGTCCACCGAGGGCACCACCACCAGcagaatcagcagcagcagctgaTGCAGATGCAGCacaaggcggcgcggcggcggcggcaggagatCCGGCGGGCCAAGGCCGCGGCGGGCAGGACGCGGCGGCAGGGATAAGGATAGAGCGCGGCGGGGCCACAACAACGGCCAGCGCAATGTCGAGATTTTTTTTCAGTTGAGGCGTGCTGGTACTAGCGGTACCCCGTGCTAGATCAAGAGTGCGACGCCATTTTGGCTGGCTTGGAATTTTGCGAGCTGTGATTTTCCATGGACGAGCTGCGCGAGGTAGTGCCGGTGGTCGTATACTAGTATAGCGGTAGAACTCCAGCTAAAAGTTGTATCATCTGTTGGCAATTAGCCAACATTAATTTAAAATTACAATAAACAATAGTATATTACATTCATGAATACTGGTATTATGTGTTCATTATGGCGTATATGAGTGGGTTAgtgtgttcatcctttttctttgaCCTTTTGAAATCGTATTAGAACATCTGTTCATCTTGAGACTAGTAAGCTTGGCACTCCATTAGCTTTGGTTAGCACTTCTCATCACCAATTCATCATACGGCTTGAAATCGTGTGCATAGTTAGTAGTGCTTCTCACCATACGTTGGCATTTTTTTTCTATGGAGACCATACGTCGGACTCATTACACGGGGCTTGTGGTGCACCTAAGACATAAAAAGTTGCAAAGAAATATATCAAAAATTTGACAGGGATACGCAATAACCTTTTCTTTTTCGCGGGGAGCACAAGAACCGAACATATATAAAATTTCAAATCAAAAATTTTAAACATAGCTAGAGAAACAAAAATGATAAATTTGTTAACAATATCGACAATGACCCAACATGAAGCGCGGCTTACATTACGTACTATTTAGCGTTGATTTTGTCTCTTTTTTCTTGACCTGTGTTACAATATGGATTTAGAATATTGTGACATCATACGTATTTGTATTATCAATGTCATATTTGTTTAACAGTTCTTTGAAAATTCTAAACGCATTTATGGGAGATGGGTGCCAAGCACACCATAAGCCCCGGTACACGGAAGAGGATTTGTAGCACCTGGGTGCTCCATACCCCTATATGAACATTAAGTTCAAAAAAATActgaaaaatttcaaaaaaaaatctagggttttggGACATGAAACCTGTGTGCCCAATCTACTTTCGTGTCAAATTTCGTGAAAAAAATACCGAAACGTATCTGTGGCAAAAAGGCAAAATTCTTATGGATAGAAAAAAACAGTTTGGATGAATTTTAGTTCGGATTGTATTTTCTTCGTCATGGATACATTTCCTGGTATTTTTCTATGAAACTTCATATGGGAGTAACTTGGGCACCCAAGTTTAAGATTcaagatttcattttttaaaatttcccTGGTATATTTTAATTTGATTTTCATATAGGGGAGTGGAGCACCTAGGTGCTCCTATGTATTTCCCCCCGGTAGGAAGAGGATTTGTAGCACGTGGGGTGATCCATACCCCTATATGAACATTTAGTTGAAAAAATTACTGGGAAATTTCATACAAATTTTGGGGTTCAGGGATATGAAACCTGGGTGCCCAATCTACTTTGATGTGAAATTTGGTGAAAAAATACCAGAAAATGTATCCGTGgcaaaaaaaaaacacaaaaacttCTTATGTACAAAAAAAAAACTGTTTGGATGTACACCAAATACTTTCATGTGGGCCAGTAGGCAGGGTGTTCTTGAGCCACGCTTGATAGTACCATTAAGGTTGAGCCACACCTAGTGCCACCAGACTTTTTTACGGCACccccgcgttcagcacacgttcagcttgatgacgtcctcgccttcttgatccagcaagacgggcgaagtactagatgagttccggcagcacgacagtgtggtgacggtgatggtgtaaCTATCTCCGCAGGGGTTTGCCGAGCACTACGAAAATTATGACTGAGGACGAAgtagagggagaggggcgccgcacacggcttggggatcgtggtgtgtgttgcccctctccctcctcacaaatatataggtggaggggggagAGGAGGCAGCCTAAGGCGCCCCCAAGGGGCCGGCGGCTAGCCTAGGGCTTGCGGTGGCTGTGCCGCCTTCCATATATGGACATGGGGGGGAGGAACGGGGGGCTGGCTGCCTTAGGTcatctcccccttccttccctccttccTTGGCGCGTGGGCAAGGGTggtggggcgcgccagcccccttgtgggctggtgtgctccccctttggcccataaggcccaccacttaccggtggcctcccggaaccccttttAGCACTCCGATAAATACTCGGTACTTTTTGAAACCTTTCCGGAGACCAAATTgtcggggaacgcagtaatttcaaaaaaaattcctacgcacacgcaagatcgtggtgatggcatagcaacgagaggggagagtgttgtccacgtaccctcgtagaccgtaagcggaagcgttatgacaacgcggttgatgtagtcgtacgtcttcacgattcgaccgatccaagcaccgaacgtacggcacctccgtgttcagcacacgttcagctcgatgacgttctccgggctccgatccagcaaagcgtcggggatgagttccgtcagcacgacggcgtggtgacgatgatgatgctctaccggcacagggcttcgcctaaactccgcgacgatatgaccgaggtggaatatggtggaggggggcaccgcacacggctaaggaacgatccgtagatcaacttgtgtgtccatggggtgcccctgcccccgtatataaaagagtggaggaggggagggccggccctctctacggcgcgccctaggggagtcctactcccaccgggagtaggattccctctttcctagtccaactaggagtccttccatgtagtaggagtaggagacaaggaaggggaagagagaaggggaggaaggagggggtgcggccccttcccctagtccaattcggactaggccatgggggggggggggcggcctgccctaggcagcccctctctctttcccgtatggcccaataaggcccaatacttctccccggcgaatttccgtaactctccggtactccgataaatacccgaatcactcagaacctttccgaactccgaatatagtcgtccaatatatcgatctttacgtctcgaccatttcgagactcctcgtcatgtccccgatctcatccgggactccgaactccttcggtacatcaaaacttataaactcataataaaactgtcatcgtaacgttaagcgtgcggaccctacgggttcgagaactatgtagacatgacctagaactattctcggtcaataaccaatagtggaacctggatgcccatattggctcctacatattctacgaagatctttatcggtcaaaccgcataacaacatactttgttccctttgtcatcggtatgttacttgcccgagattcgatcgtcggtatccaatacctagttcaatctcgttaccggcaagtttctttactcgttccgtaatacatcatcccacaactaactcattagttgcaatgcttgcaaggcttaagtgatgtgtcttaccgagagggcccagagatacctctccgacaattggagtgacaaaacctaatctcgaaatacgccaacccaacatgtacctttggagacacctgtagagcacctttataatcacccagttacgttgtgacgtttggtagcacacaaagtgttcctctggtaaacgggagttgcataatctcatagtcacaggaacatgtataagtcatgaagaaagcagtagcaacatattaaacgatcgtgtgctaagctaacagaatgggtcaagtcaatcacatcattctcctaatgatgtgatcccgttaatcaaatgacaactcttttgtccatggctaggaaacttaaccatctttgattcacgagctagtcaagtagaggcatactagtgacactatgtttgtctatgtattcacacatgtattatgtttccggttaatacaattctagcgtgaataataaacatttatcatgatataaggaaataaataataactttattattgcctctagggcatatttccttcagtctcccacttgcactagagtcaataatctagttcacatcaccatgtgatttcacatcaatagttcacatctatatgtggttaacacccatagttcacatcgacatgtgaccaacacccaaagggtttactagagtcagtaatctagttcacatcgctatgtgattaacacccaaagagtactaaggtgtgatcatgttttgcttgtgagataattttagtcaacgggtctgtcacattcagagccgtaagtattttgcaaatttctatgtctacaatgctctgcatggagctactctaactaattgctcccactttcaatatgtatccagattgagactcagagtcatctagattagtgttaaaacttgcatcgacgtaaccctttatgacgaaccttttttcacttccataatcaagaaacatatccttattccactaaggataattttgaccgctgtccattgatctactcctagatcactattgcactcccttgccaagcttagtggtagggtatgcaatagatctggtacacaacatgacatactttatagaacctatggcagatgcatagggaatgactttcattctctttctatcttctgccgtggtcgggttttgagtcttactcaatttcacaccttgtaacacaggcaagaactctttctttgactgttccattttgaactacttcaaaatcttgtcaaggtatgtattcattgaaaaacttatcaagcatcttgatctatctctatagatcttgatgctcaatatgtaagcagcttcaccgaggtctttctttgaaaaactcctttcaaacactcctttatgctttgcaaaaaaaattctacattatttccgatcaacaatatgtcattcacatatacttatcagaaatgctgtagtgctcccactcactttcttgtaaatacaggcttcaccgcaagtctgtattaaaactatatgctttgatcaacctatcaaagcatatattccaactccgagatgtttgcaccagtccattgatggatcactggagcttgcatattttgttagcacctttcggatcgacaaaaccttctggttgcatcatatacaactcttctttaaaaaatccattaaggaatgcagttttgacatccatttgccagatttcataaaatgtggcaattgctaacatgattcagacagacttaagcatagatacgagtgaaaaactctcatcgtagtcaacacctcgaacttgtcgaaaaccttttgcgacaattctagctttgtagatagtaacactatcagcgtccgtcttcctcttgaagatccatttaatctcaatgtctcgccgatcattgggcaagtcaatcaaagtccatactttgttttcatacatggatcttatctcagatctcatggcctcaagccattttgcggaatctgggctcaccatcgcttcttcatagttcgtaggtttgtcatggtctagtaacataacttccagaacaggattaccgtaccactctggtgcggatcttactctggaagacctacgagtttctatagtaacttaatctgaagtttcatgatcatcatcattaacttcctcactaattggtgtagtagtcacaggaacagatttctgtgatgaactacttttaaataagggagcaggtacagttacctcatcaagttctactttcctcccactcacttctttcgagagaaactccttctctagaaaggatccattctaagcaacgaatgttttgcctttggatttgtgatagaaggagtacccaatagtttcctttgggtattctatgaagacgcacttctccgatttgggttcgagcttatcaggttgaaactttttcatataagcatcgcaactccaaactttaagaaacgacagcttaggtttactgctaaaccatagttcatatggtgtcgtctcaacggatttagatggtgcccttttaaacgtgaatgcagctgtctctaatgcacaaccccaaaatgatagtggtaaaaccgataagagacatcatagatcgcaccatatccaataaagtgcagttacgacgttcggacacaccataacgttgtggtgttccaggtggcgtgagctgtgaaactattccacattgttttagttgaagaccaaactcgtaactcaaatattctcctccacgatcagatcgtagaaattttattttcttgttacgatgattttcaacttcactctgaaattctttgaacttttcaaacgtttcagacttatgtttcattaagtagatatacccatatctgctcaaatcatctgtgaaggtcagaaaataatgatacttgccacgagcctcaacactcatcggatcgcatacatcagtatgtattatttccaataagtcagttgctcgctctattgttccggagaacggagtctttagtcatcatgcccataaggcatggttcgcaagcatcaagtgattcataatcaagtgattccaaaatcccatcagcatggagtttcttcatgcgttttacaccaatatgacctaaacggcagtgccacaaataagttgcactatcattattaactttgcatcttttggtttcaatattatgaatatgtgtatcactatgatcgagatccaatgaaccattttcattgggtgtgtaaccatataaggttttattcatgtaaacagaacaacagtttattctcttacttaaatgaataaccgtattgcaataaacacgatcaaatcatattcatgctcaacgcaaacaccaaataacatttatttaggttcaacactaatcccgaaagtatagggaagtgtgcgatgatgatcatatcaatcttgaaactactttcaacacacatcgtcacttcacccttaactagtttctgtttattctgcaactcccgtttcgagttactactcttagcaactgaactagtaccaaatactgaggggttgctataaacactagtaaagtacacatcaataacatgtatatcaaatatacttatgttcactttgccatccttcttatccgccaatcacttggggtagttccgcttccagtgaccaatccctttgcagtagaagcacttagtctcaggcttaggaccagacttgggcttcttcacttgagcagcaactcgcttgccgttcttcttgaagttccccttcttccctttgcccttttcttgaaactagtggtcttgtctaccatcaacacttgatgtttttcttgatttctaccttcgttgattttagcatcacgaagagcttgggaatcgtttccgttatcccttgcatattatagttcatcac
Above is a window of Triticum aestivum cultivar Chinese Spring chromosome 6B, IWGSC CS RefSeq v2.1, whole genome shotgun sequence DNA encoding:
- the LOC123135866 gene encoding uncharacterized abhydrolase domain-containing protein DDB_G0269086 isoform X1; this translates as MAAAAREGEFSERELEVAAILADLPSIVRASNRRRRQQEKQQRRQQARPEIPSWGRRRPRRAPAEAAAAPPAEKPVAADDDRSEGVASPDTPLAFPEDDEHAEAAAAAATEDEAKATAQDKWAQEQRGVVASLSHENAHLLKQIEDFRARLHTSRSTNDSLKQIQQSKHKKRHRPEEEDEGRRWRLPQARAADRPALDLNEPAEADTEDGRQPQIAAPAAQWVHRGHHHQQNQQQQLMQMQHKAARRRRQEIRRAKAAAGRTRRQG
- the LOC123135866 gene encoding uncharacterized protein isoform X2, whose product is MAAAAREGEFSERELEVAAILADLPSIVRASNRRRRQQEKQQRRQQARPEIPSWGRRRPRRAPAEAAAAPPAEKPVAADDDRSEGVASPDTPLAFPEDDEHAEAAAAAATEDEAKATAQDKQIEDFRARLHTSRSTNDSLKQIQQSKHKKRHRPEEEDEGRRWRLPQARAADRPALDLNEPAEADTEDGRQPQIAAPAAQWVHRGHHHQQNQQQQLMQMQHKAARRRRQEIRRAKAAAGRTRRQG